One genomic region from Schaalia hyovaginalis encodes:
- a CDS encoding ArdC-like ssDNA-binding domain-containing protein: MARKIKHTNSPEQRRAEVEALQASIAEQVEQLRQSEQWTRFLAFAQTFHRYSLNNLLLILAQNPEATHVAGYRTWQSIGRQVRKGERGIRIFGGREVRRTVEDEKTGEEKEERSVRFFPVSVFDKSQTDPMDPEANDPGEIAHQLTGGDPDGIAEAVTDWLTGQGWTVERETIPGETNGYTTTDGSRRVVIDADLSPAQAAKTALHEAAHVILHAEEDAAEYVAHRGVKETEAESVAYVVAGTLGLDTAAYSIGYVAGWSGCEAETIKATAANVLRAAQTLVDAITEEETQTVA, encoded by the coding sequence ATGGCCCGCAAGATCAAGCACACCAACAGCCCTGAGCAGCGCCGCGCCGAGGTCGAGGCCCTGCAAGCCTCGATCGCTGAGCAGGTCGAGCAGCTGCGCCAGTCCGAGCAGTGGACCCGGTTCCTTGCGTTCGCGCAGACCTTCCACCGCTACAGCCTGAACAACCTTCTGCTGATCCTCGCCCAGAACCCCGAGGCGACCCACGTCGCCGGCTACCGCACGTGGCAGAGCATTGGCCGCCAGGTGCGCAAGGGAGAACGCGGCATCCGCATCTTCGGCGGCCGCGAGGTGCGCCGCACCGTCGAGGACGAAAAGACCGGCGAGGAAAAGGAGGAACGCAGCGTGCGATTCTTCCCCGTGTCCGTGTTCGACAAGTCCCAGACCGACCCCATGGACCCCGAGGCCAACGACCCCGGCGAGATCGCCCACCAGCTCACCGGCGGCGACCCCGACGGCATTGCCGAGGCCGTGACCGACTGGCTCACCGGCCAGGGCTGGACCGTCGAGCGCGAGACGATCCCCGGCGAGACCAACGGCTACACCACCACCGACGGCAGCCGCCGCGTCGTCATCGACGCGGACCTGTCCCCCGCTCAGGCCGCCAAGACCGCGCTGCACGAGGCCGCGCACGTGATCCTGCATGCCGAGGAGGACGCTGCCGAGTATGTCGCGCACCGTGGCGTCAAGGAGACCGAGGCCGAGTCCGTCGCCTACGTCGTGGCCGGGACGCTCGGCTTGGACACGGCCGCCTACAGCATCGGCTACGTCGCCGGATGGAGCGGCTGCGAGGCCGAGACGATCAAGGCCACCGCCGCCAACGTGCTGCGCGCCGCGCAGACCCTGGTCGACGCCATCACCGAGGAGGAGACCCAGACCGTCGCATAA
- a CDS encoding glutaredoxin family protein: MLTMTVYTTGPGCGRCLMTKRALDKQGITYREVNIRENPAAREYVTEELGYSEAPVCVVEDGTGEDHWSGFRPDEIARVAAARNATA; the protein is encoded by the coding sequence ATGCTGACTATGACCGTCTACACCACCGGCCCCGGCTGCGGCCGATGCCTGATGACCAAGCGAGCACTCGACAAGCAGGGCATCACCTACCGCGAGGTGAACATCCGAGAGAACCCGGCAGCGCGCGAGTACGTCACCGAGGAGCTGGGATACTCCGAGGCCCCCGTGTGTGTCGTCGAGGACGGCACAGGCGAGGATCACTGGTCAGGCTTCCGGCCCGACGAAATCGCCCGTGTGGCCGCCGCGCGGAACGCCACCGCATGA